The DNA window TTTCAGAAAATGAAATTTAGTGAGATATATAAAgggataataaagtaaaaaataagaataaattagATAAACGATACAGAGTAGCATGAGAGATAGTAATTTAttaaatagagaataaaatatgaaagagatCAAAGTAAGAAGTTTAACATTTCTTTATCTTTGTTTTTCTTCACTAAGATTAATACCAATAATAggtaaaataagattttttttagattattttttattttaagtataTATATCATCTCAACAGTGGGAGCTGCTCCAGCAGTGGAGCTATTTGAATCAACAATGGGTTTAGTAAAAGAAGCCTCCAAAGCCTTCACATCACTCCTCCTCTCCCTCATGCGCTCGGCACACTGGGACATTGCGGCGGCAGTCCGTTCTATCGAGGCAGCGTCTTCCACCAACACCACCATGAACAACCCAACCATCACCACCACCTTTACCGACTCCATAGCCGGTGCCAGCCACGCCAAGTACGCCCTGGAGTCATACGTGAACCGCAAGATCTTCCAAGGGTTCGACCACGAGACGTTCTACATGGACGGCAGCCTCTCCTCGTTGCTCCACCCGGACCAGCACCGCAGGGACTGCTTCACCCAGTACAGAGATATGAAGGCAATGGACCCGGTCGAGCTGCTCAGCATTTTGCCTGCTTGTAGCTTCGGAAACTTCTGCTTCAAGAAGTACCTCTCCATCGTGCACCCGAAGATGGAGGAGTCATTGTTCGGGGATCTGGAGCAGCGGCAACAGGTGCTGGATGGACACCACCCAAGGAGCCAGTTCTACGGGGAGTTTCTCGGGCTGGCTAAGGGGGTCTGGTTGTTGCATCTGCTGGCATTCTCCCTCGACCCCCCTCCGAGCCATTTTGAGGCGAGCAGGGGAGCTGAGTTCCACTCGCAGTATATGGAGAGCGTGGTGAGGGTCTCTGGTAGCAACGGAGGATCCAAGGTGGGGATGGCCATGGCCGTGGGGTTCCCTGTGAGCCCTGGTTTCAAGGTCGGGAACGGCTCAATTATCAAGGCTAGGGTGTATCTGGTGCCTAAGATCTGAAATCTGGTGCCTATAATTTTGCTGTGTATTGTGCTTCGGATTGTGCCTAATATTTTGTGTTGCTATTTGCAATATATATCACGATTATGATCAAGACTTAAGTACCATGTAATTCATGAATCTTGGGATATATTTAATATGAATATACTGAGTAACATATCTTAATAATACAAATATTCTATTGTTACAatcttaaatatatattaacaCAAATAATTCTAACCTCTGGAGATGTGCACTCTCTGGCTTCAGAAGTCCAGCAAAGTTCTCCATCGATGAAAATGCCGATTCCACGTGACAAAAGCATCATTTTATTGGCATGTATATTTGCTGTGATACTGAAAAAAGGCCTTCTAGAAGTGCTTTTGGTATCAGCTGGGAGAATCTCACTGTCCCGTTGCCGAACAAACGAAAGAATAGGTGGTAATAATATGTAGTCTAACTTATCAATAGAAGAATACTCTTTTCACCTGCAAAAGAGATGGAAGATGGCATTTATAATTGGAAACAAATTCTGAATCTGCTCTCATTCTAAACTCATTGTGAGATCATGATGACACTGCAAGAGGTGTATCGTCTTACTTGTTCAAGAGTCAGAAACATGATCACATTCCACAACCCAAGCCGGCTGAAATTTGGTAGGAACCCCTTGTAGAAGGCAAGTAATCCCTGCTAAGGAGAGTGCATTGCCATCGTTAAAATGCAGTATAAAAGTTAAGTCACCCAAGTTTTAATGTCTCTGGTAAAAATCAAAGGTAACCTACCTCCGTTTTTAATGTTTTGAAGAAGCAATCGATAGTCCCTTTATAAACTGAATCTCCCATCATTCTGGATTTAACCTGAAATAGAACAAACATAAAATTCTTATGGGAATTTAATCATTTATGCAATCCCTCTACTCATACATAGTACAATTTGGATAAGAAATGTACAGCCGCAGTTTACCAAATGAAAACATAGCAAaaaattgttaatttttattACTTGAGCGAAATCTAACATACAACCTATAGGACCATCGACAGGCAGGTATGAGGTCATCGTGTTAATATCGTCCAATACCTAAAGCTGACTTCACCAACAAAGAatcacgagaattaagacagtGAAGTTCTATGAACAGAAACCAACTTACCAACTTATGATTGGAAATGAAGGTGCTTATTGTGAATGCCACAAttaggaagatttcaagaataGATTCTAATTGCATTCAGAGAACCTTGAAAACTAGTAAATCATAGCTGAATAGCAGTTTGAgggaattttttttagaaaaataatactaataaagtTGCTTTTGCCTTACAGTGGATTTAATTAGAAGTTAGATCTGCTTTGTACTTTAGTCAGTAACTCACCAAGAGTTCGCATGTTGTTCATGATGGCTACCAAATGAAAAGAAACATTTTATAATCTGAAGTGAAAAAAGTTACCACATCAATTGGGGAGCCAATACAGACAGCAAAGAATCCTGCACCTAAACCAGCTAAGATATGCGTTAGAACATTGTCTGTGAATCCtggaattttcaaaattgtCTGCATATGGGACAGAACAAATTAGAGAAGTAGAACACGACATGTCTAGCATAGGATTCAAGAAAGCCATGGAAAACACAAAATGGGGGAATCTCACCTCTTTGACTTGATCATAACTAGCCAATTCGGCAGCATTTACAACCGCATTTCTTGCAATGTTTGGCCCAAGCCCTGTCCACAAAGCTCCCACTCCTTCCTGTTAAACTTCTGGCACTCAATGAGTGGGTAAGCATATTGAACTCACTAATTACTATAACAAAAGTCACCTGCTTGACTATGGAATAATATGCCTGCAAAGCACCACTATAACGCCTCGCCACTCCAACCGGCAATTTACCCTCAGCTTGAAGCCGAACTTTGACGAGGTCAGTAGGATTTGCCACGATTATTGCTATGGCACCTTTTGTTTTGTACAGAATAGTTGTTATTACTGGTTCAGATTATTTACACAGAATTAATGACATCAAAAGAATGATCGTTTATTCACCAGTAAGAAGAGCAGCTAATACTTTATAGAACAAGGGAATATCTGCTGAATTAGTTCCAGAAATGAATGCTTTCACCTGTGAGAAGGATCTCTTTATTAGATCCTAAAATTAGACCCATAACTAGAGCATGAAGAATGACAAAAAGTCAGCATTAATTATTCATACAGGCTGATACAGTCCGACTCTTAAGCCTCCATAAAGGAATTGCCGGTGCAAACCAGGTACCACCCCATTCCAAAGTGCAAAGAACCCTTCTTCTTTTGCTATGGTAGTAAGTGTACCCAACAAGCCCCTGTATTTTGGTGCAGCTGTTGAGTCCCCTATAGGAACTCTCTTTTGGAGCTGAAGCCTTACTTTAGCAGTATCTAAAGGAATAGTACAAATCTGCACATGAAAACCAGGTGAAGAGTCAATCCTAGCCCTTCAAAATTAAAGCTTAGACATCAGAGCTGAGAGTAACTGGGTAAGAACTTGTGAGAAAAGGAACAGAATGTAGACGAAAACTTTTGTAGAATAACTTATTCTGTGCAAAATATATTGTTCAATTGATATCAACTATCGTCAACTAACCTAACACATTATCCTCACAATTAGTAACCAGCCACTTGGCACCTCAGATACAGCTCAATATATAGCCATTTAGTTTTAGACATTCAAACTACTCAATGAATCCCTTTCTGATTATAGGACACAAAATTCACAATTGTATGGATTAGCATTACCCTGTGGATTAAAGGTAGCTTATTTGAAAACTACAACGTATTAGAATTTAGAATATCCTCTGGGAAGCAGCAAGTCACAACAAGTCAGATTTTGATTTTTCTAAGAAAGtagtttttgaaaaaaaatgtattttaTCAAATGCTATATGGTGCATGTTAAATTGAAGAATACGAATCTGATTGCACAAGACCATCTTATCACTGATTACAGTTCATAGAATCGTATATGATTCAGGCATACTATTACTGAGCATAATCACAAATTTGATCTCGGCATAAACTGGATTTAGAACTAAATTACAActgcatctcaacttaaatgtCCCATTATCCTTACCTAGTtcaaaaaacagaaaatatccaaacaCAATGCACACAGCATCAAACATAAATTCAACTTCAGAAACCTAAAATCCAAATTATTTGTAATTCTTCAAGTGCACTAACTAAACTACGatcaaattaaagaaaaaaatgctCAGAAAACAGCATCAGCTGAAAACATGTAATCGAGCTAACAGACTGAGAAAATTAAACCTAGAAAAATTACAGCATCACACACTGTGATAAAAGGCTGCTAAGCAACCAATGCAATCGCAAATGAGCAATACTGAAAGTGATAATAATTCACCTAATTAACATTTGCAGTAAACACGGTAAAATCCAAATGAACAGAGAAAGACGATACCTCGGCGA is part of the Salvia splendens isolate huo1 chromosome 22, SspV2, whole genome shotgun sequence genome and encodes:
- the LOC121787510 gene encoding mitochondrial uncoupling protein 2-like isoform X1, with amino-acid sequence MADPLQISFAGIFACSAFAACFAEICTIPLDTAKVRLQLQKRVPIGDSTAAPKYRGLLGTLTTIAKEEGFFALWNGVVPGLHRQFLYGGLRVGLYQPVKAFISGTNSADIPLFYKVLAALLTGAIAIIVANPTDLVKVRLQAEGKLPVGVARRYSGALQAYYSIVKQEGVGALWTGLGPNIARNAVVNAAELASYDQVKETILKIPGFTDNVLTHILAGLGAGFFAVCIGSPIDVVKSRMMGDSVYKGTIDCFFKTLKTEQGLLAFYKGFLPNFSRLGLWNVIMFLTLEQVKRVFFY
- the LOC121787510 gene encoding mitochondrial uncoupling protein 2-like isoform X2, yielding MADPLQISFAGIFACSAFAACFAEICTIPLDTAKVRLQLQKRVPIGDSTAAPKYRGLLGTLTTIAKEEGFFALWNGVVPGLHRQFLYGGLRVGLYQPVKAFISGTNSADIPLFYKVLAALLTGAIAIIVANPTDLVKVRLQAEGKLPVGVARRYSGALQAYYSIVKQEGVGALWTGLGPNIARNAVVNAAELASYDQVKETILKIPGFTDNVLTHILAGLGAGFFAVCIGSPIDVVKSRMMGDSVYKGTIDCFFKTLKTEGLLAFYKGFLPNFSRLGLWNVIMFLTLEQVKRVFFY